The Georgenia sp. TF02-10 genome window below encodes:
- a CDS encoding NAD+ synthase — protein MKIRIALGQLNPRVGDLDGNAEIVRGAVAAAVARGADVVLLPEMVLTGYPVEDLALRGSFRDAAAERLERLAGELAADGHGAAHVVLGCLGTAADGRPTNVAAHVTGGAVADVYTKHHLPNYGVFDEHRIFAPGTGAVVLEVGGQRLGVVICEDIWVDGGPLAELAGQGLDALLVLNGSPYEHGKGKVRQRLAADRAAELGCPVAYVNMVGGQDDLVFDGHSFVLDADGALVAAARGFGTDLLVLDLPGGGAPPRALPAEGAAAGESASDRPELGAPAFADRAAAADAAPGTAPRLPGAGLPADADDTGQMYHAITLGLADYVRKNGFTSVVLGLSGGIDSALVAAVAADALGGDRVIGVSLPSAYSSTHSRDDAADLADRLGLDYRVQPIAPMVDAFTGQLALTGLAEENLQARLRAVVLMAISNSEGPLLLATGNKSELAVGYSTIYGDAAGGFAPLKDVLKTKVWELARWRNAVAEAAGERPPIPPSSIEKPPSAELRPGQQDSDSLPEYHLLDGVLAGYVDRSMGRAELLAAGFDAETVERVVTLVDRAEWKRRQYPLGPKVTAVAFGRDRRLPVTNGWREQPAAEVPVNAEPAREPAG, from the coding sequence ATGAAGATCCGGATCGCGCTCGGCCAGCTGAACCCACGCGTCGGGGACCTGGACGGCAACGCCGAGATCGTCCGCGGCGCCGTCGCCGCGGCGGTCGCCCGCGGCGCCGACGTCGTCCTGCTGCCCGAGATGGTGCTCACCGGGTACCCGGTGGAGGACCTCGCGCTGCGCGGGTCCTTCCGCGACGCCGCCGCCGAGCGGCTCGAGCGGCTGGCCGGCGAGCTCGCCGCGGACGGCCACGGCGCCGCCCACGTCGTCCTCGGCTGCCTGGGCACCGCCGCCGACGGGCGCCCCACGAACGTCGCCGCCCACGTCACCGGCGGCGCCGTCGCCGACGTCTACACCAAGCACCACCTGCCCAACTACGGCGTGTTCGACGAGCACCGCATCTTCGCCCCGGGCACCGGCGCCGTCGTGCTGGAGGTGGGCGGGCAGCGGCTGGGCGTGGTCATCTGCGAGGACATCTGGGTCGACGGCGGCCCGCTGGCCGAGCTGGCCGGGCAGGGCCTGGACGCCCTCCTCGTCCTCAACGGCTCCCCCTACGAGCACGGCAAGGGGAAGGTGCGCCAGCGCCTCGCCGCCGACCGGGCCGCCGAGCTGGGCTGCCCGGTCGCCTACGTCAACATGGTCGGCGGGCAGGACGACCTGGTCTTCGACGGGCACAGCTTCGTGCTGGACGCCGACGGCGCCCTGGTGGCCGCCGCGCGGGGGTTCGGCACCGACCTGCTCGTGCTCGACCTGCCGGGCGGCGGGGCGCCGCCGCGGGCCCTGCCCGCCGAGGGGGCGGCGGCGGGCGAGAGCGCGTCCGACCGTCCGGAGCTCGGGGCACCGGCGTTCGCCGACCGCGCCGCGGCCGCCGACGCCGCCCCAGGCACCGCCCCGCGGCTGCCCGGCGCCGGGCTGCCCGCCGACGCCGACGACACCGGCCAGATGTACCACGCCATCACGCTCGGGCTGGCCGACTACGTGCGCAAGAACGGCTTCACCTCGGTGGTGCTCGGCCTCTCCGGCGGGATCGACTCCGCCCTGGTGGCCGCCGTCGCCGCGGACGCGCTCGGCGGCGACCGCGTCATCGGGGTCTCGCTGCCCTCGGCCTACTCCTCGACGCACTCGCGGGACGACGCCGCCGACCTCGCCGACCGCCTCGGCCTGGACTACCGGGTCCAGCCCATCGCCCCGATGGTGGACGCCTTCACCGGCCAGCTCGCGCTCACCGGCCTGGCCGAGGAGAACCTGCAGGCCCGGCTGCGCGCCGTCGTCCTGATGGCGATCTCCAACAGCGAGGGCCCGCTCCTGCTGGCCACCGGGAACAAGAGCGAGCTCGCGGTGGGGTACTCGACCATCTACGGCGACGCCGCCGGCGGGTTCGCCCCGCTCAAGGACGTCCTGAAGACCAAGGTGTGGGAGCTGGCCCGGTGGCGCAACGCCGTCGCCGAGGCGGCCGGCGAGCGCCCGCCGATCCCGCCGAGCTCGATCGAGAAGCCGCCGTCGGCCGAGCTGCGGCCGGGCCAGCAGGACAGCGACTCCCTGCCCGAGTACCACCTGCTCGACGGCGTGCTGGCCGGGTACGTCGACCGCAGCATGGGCCGGGCCGAGCTGCTGGCCGCCGGCTTCGACGCCGAGACGGTGGAGCGGGTGGTCACCCTGGTCGACCGCGCCGAGTGGAAGCGCAGGCAGTACCCGCTCGGCCCGAAGGTCACCGCGGTGGCCTTCGGCCGGGACCGCCGCCTGCCGGTGACCAACGGCTGGCGCGAGCAGCCCGCCGCCGAGGTCCCGGTGAACGCCGAGCCCGCCCGCGAGCCGGCCGGCTGA
- a CDS encoding bifunctional [glutamine synthetase] adenylyltransferase/[glutamine synthetase]-adenylyl-L-tyrosine phosphorylase, whose amino-acid sequence MAREVSPAARLRRLGFVRAERAADLLDDGALAGVRAAADAAGAPLAEALGATADPDLALLALLRLAESAQAAGQGPGLAAVLAADGPHRRRLLAVLGASTALGDLLVARPAAVALLADRPGEPAVLDLTEADERDRALRAVGADPAADVPVAGLAGAEGTAAVRRTYRDRLLEIAAADLTSPDPLADLPLVAAALADIVAAALDAALAVARADLGGAEEVRLAVLAMGKTGGRELNYISDVDVVYVAEPAPGAAEAQALATGTRLAAALAKVCSAPGPEPALWPLDANLRPEGKDGPLVRTLASHLAYYRRWAKTWEFQALLKARPVAGDLALGAAYRDQLAPLVWTAVEREHFVEDAQAMRRRVEAHLPAADAERQLKLGRGGLRDVEFTVQLLQLVHGRTEPTVRSAATLDALAELAAGGYVARDDADALGHHYRFLRLLEHRIQLYRLRRSHLVPTAEEDLRRLGRGLHADGVDGAAALEERWRQVRREVRDLHEEIFYRPLLPLTARLSAADVSLAPDAARARLAAIGYRDPAGALRHIAALTEGVSRRAAIQRHLLPVMLGWFADGAQPDAALLSFRRLSETMGTTHWYLKLLRDSGVAAERLAHVLAASRYAADALARLPEAVAWLDDDGELAGPARPALDAELAALLARRDEPTGGAQATRYLRRRELTRAALADVLHGVGTGTPLVTAGAEVAVAGALRVAVADATADAGLAEPPSRYLVVAMGRLGGAEMGYASDADVLFVHDPVPGADPETATRVAVAVATRVLGLLGGTGPEPSLAVDADLRPEGRSGPLTRTLAAYAEYYDRWVEPWERQALLRARPVAGDAGLGERFAALVDPVRYPASGLAPADLRELRRVKARVEAERLPRGVPPTRHLKLGRGGLADVEWTVQLLQLRHAGAVPALRTTSTTAALAALREAGLVTAAEAERLAAAWTLAARVRDAVVLATGRTTGQRTDVLPHAPADLEPVARLLGYPPGGRLDLEEDYLRAARRARAVVDDLFYG is encoded by the coding sequence ATGGCGCGTGAGGTCTCCCCGGCCGCCCGGCTGCGCCGGCTCGGGTTCGTCCGGGCCGAGCGGGCGGCGGACCTCCTCGACGACGGTGCGCTGGCCGGGGTCCGGGCGGCGGCCGACGCGGCCGGCGCCCCGCTGGCCGAGGCGCTCGGCGCCACCGCCGACCCGGACCTGGCCCTGCTCGCCCTGCTCCGCCTCGCCGAGTCCGCCCAGGCCGCCGGGCAGGGCCCGGGCCTGGCGGCGGTCCTTGCCGCGGACGGCCCGCACCGCCGGCGCCTGCTCGCCGTCCTCGGCGCCAGCACGGCGCTGGGGGACCTGCTCGTCGCCCGCCCCGCGGCGGTGGCGCTGCTCGCCGACCGCCCGGGCGAGCCCGCCGTGCTGGACCTGACCGAGGCGGACGAGCGGGACCGGGCGCTGCGCGCCGTCGGCGCCGACCCCGCGGCGGACGTCCCGGTCGCCGGGCTGGCCGGCGCCGAGGGCACCGCCGCGGTGCGCCGCACCTACCGCGACCGGCTGCTGGAGATCGCCGCCGCGGACCTGACCAGCCCGGACCCGCTGGCCGACCTGCCCCTGGTGGCCGCCGCCCTCGCCGACATCGTCGCCGCCGCGCTCGACGCCGCCCTCGCCGTCGCCCGTGCCGACCTGGGCGGCGCCGAGGAGGTGCGCCTGGCGGTGCTGGCCATGGGCAAGACCGGCGGGCGCGAGCTCAACTACATCTCCGACGTCGACGTCGTCTACGTCGCCGAGCCCGCCCCGGGCGCCGCCGAGGCGCAGGCGCTGGCCACCGGCACCCGGCTCGCCGCCGCGCTGGCGAAGGTCTGCTCCGCCCCCGGCCCGGAGCCGGCGCTGTGGCCGCTGGACGCCAACCTGCGCCCGGAGGGCAAGGACGGCCCGCTCGTCCGCACGCTCGCCTCGCACCTGGCCTACTACCGGCGGTGGGCCAAGACCTGGGAGTTCCAGGCCCTGCTCAAGGCCCGCCCGGTCGCCGGGGACCTGGCCCTGGGCGCGGCCTACCGCGACCAGCTGGCGCCGCTGGTGTGGACGGCGGTGGAGCGGGAGCACTTCGTCGAGGACGCCCAGGCGATGCGCCGCCGGGTGGAGGCGCACCTGCCCGCCGCCGACGCCGAGCGCCAGCTCAAGCTCGGCCGCGGCGGCCTGCGGGACGTGGAGTTCACCGTCCAGCTCCTCCAGCTCGTGCACGGCCGCACCGAGCCCACCGTCCGCTCCGCCGCCACCCTCGACGCCCTGGCCGAGCTCGCCGCCGGCGGGTACGTCGCCCGCGACGACGCCGACGCCCTGGGCCACCACTACCGCTTCCTCCGGCTGCTCGAGCACCGGATCCAGCTCTACCGGCTGCGCCGCTCCCACCTGGTGCCCACCGCCGAGGAGGACCTGCGCCGGCTCGGCCGGGGCCTGCACGCCGACGGGGTGGACGGCGCGGCCGCGCTGGAGGAGCGCTGGCGGCAGGTGCGCCGGGAGGTCCGCGACCTGCACGAGGAGATCTTCTACCGCCCGCTGCTGCCGCTGACCGCCCGGCTCTCCGCCGCCGACGTCTCCCTCGCCCCCGACGCCGCCCGGGCCCGGCTGGCCGCCATCGGCTACCGCGACCCGGCCGGGGCGCTGCGGCACATCGCCGCCCTGACCGAGGGGGTCTCCCGCCGCGCGGCGATCCAGCGGCACCTGCTGCCGGTCATGCTCGGCTGGTTCGCCGACGGCGCCCAGCCCGACGCGGCGCTGCTCAGCTTCCGCCGGCTCTCCGAGACCATGGGCACCACCCACTGGTACCTGAAGCTGCTCCGCGACTCCGGCGTCGCCGCCGAGCGGCTGGCGCACGTGCTCGCCGCCTCCCGCTACGCCGCCGACGCGCTCGCCCGGCTGCCCGAGGCCGTGGCCTGGCTGGACGACGACGGCGAGCTCGCCGGCCCGGCCCGCCCGGCGCTGGACGCCGAGCTGGCGGCGCTGCTGGCCCGCCGGGACGAGCCGACCGGCGGAGCGCAGGCCACCCGGTACCTGCGCCGCCGCGAGCTCACCCGGGCGGCGCTGGCGGACGTCCTCCACGGGGTGGGGACCGGCACGCCGCTGGTCACCGCCGGCGCCGAGGTCGCCGTCGCCGGCGCCCTGCGGGTGGCGGTCGCCGACGCGACGGCCGACGCCGGCCTGGCCGAGCCCCCGTCCCGGTACCTGGTGGTGGCCATGGGCCGGCTCGGCGGCGCCGAGATGGGCTACGCCTCCGACGCCGACGTGCTCTTCGTGCACGACCCGGTGCCCGGCGCGGACCCGGAGACCGCCACCCGGGTCGCCGTCGCCGTGGCCACCCGGGTGCTCGGCCTGCTCGGCGGCACCGGCCCCGAGCCGTCCCTGGCCGTGGACGCCGACCTCCGGCCGGAGGGCCGGTCCGGGCCGCTGACCCGCACGCTGGCCGCGTACGCCGAGTACTACGACCGGTGGGTCGAGCCGTGGGAGCGCCAGGCGCTGCTCCGGGCCCGGCCGGTGGCCGGGGACGCCGGGCTGGGGGAGCGGTTCGCCGCCCTGGTGGACCCGGTGCGCTACCCCGCCAGCGGGCTGGCGCCCGCCGACCTGCGCGAGCTGCGGCGGGTCAAGGCCCGGGTGGAGGCCGAGCGGCTGCCCCGCGGGGTGCCGCCCACCCGGCACCTGAAGCTCGGCCGGGGCGGGCTGGCCGACGTGGAGTGGACCGTCCAGCTCCTCCAGCTCCGGCACGCCGGGGCGGTGCCCGCGCTGCGCACGACGTCGACCACCGCCGCGCTGGCCGCGCTGCGCGAGGCCGGGCTGGTCACCGCCGCCGAGGCCGAGCGGCTCGCGGCGGCCTGGACGCTGGCCGCCCGGGTCCGGGACGCCGTCGTGCTGGCCACCGGGCGCACCACCGGGCAGCGGACGGACGTCCTGCCGCACGCCCCGGCCGACCTCGAGCCGGTGGCCCGGCTGCTCGGCTACCCGCCCGGCGGCCGGCTGGACCTGGAGGAGGACTACCTGCGCGCCGCCCGCCGGGCCCGGGCGGTGGTGGACGACCTGTTCTACGGGTGA
- a CDS encoding histidine phosphatase family protein, translating into MRLILLRHGQTTSNVGNHLDTAPPGADLTELGRQQAAALPAALAGTGIEAVYASDLARARQTAAPLAEALGLAVQVRPGLREVAAGELEMANDPDSLRRYVMTIFTWPDRGLGTGLPGGETGAEVLARFDEVVAEVRASGVATAALVSHGAVIRAWVAMRADNVTAEYAARRPITNTGAVVVASAPTGWTVEDWEGHALGGPAVDHPEADGTAGDAVVLR; encoded by the coding sequence ATGCGGCTCATCCTCCTCCGGCACGGGCAGACCACCTCCAACGTCGGCAACCACCTCGACACCGCCCCGCCGGGGGCGGACCTGACCGAGCTGGGCCGCCAGCAGGCGGCCGCGCTGCCCGCGGCGCTGGCCGGGACGGGCATCGAGGCGGTCTACGCCTCGGACCTGGCCCGCGCCCGGCAGACCGCCGCCCCGCTGGCCGAGGCGCTCGGGCTCGCCGTCCAGGTGCGGCCGGGGCTGCGGGAGGTGGCCGCCGGGGAGCTGGAGATGGCCAACGACCCGGACTCCCTGCGCCGGTACGTGATGACCATCTTCACCTGGCCCGACCGCGGGCTGGGCACCGGGCTGCCCGGCGGGGAGACCGGGGCGGAGGTGCTGGCCCGGTTCGACGAGGTGGTGGCCGAGGTGCGCGCCAGCGGGGTCGCCACCGCCGCGCTGGTCAGCCACGGCGCGGTGATCCGCGCCTGGGTGGCCATGCGCGCGGACAACGTCACCGCCGAGTACGCCGCCCGGCGGCCGATCACCAACACCGGCGCGGTCGTCGTCGCGTCCGCCCCGACCGGGTGGACGGTGGAGGACTGGGAGGGCCACGCCCTCGGCGGCCCGGCGGTGGACCACCCGGAGGCGGACGGCACGGCCGGGGACGCCGTCGTGCTCCGCTGA
- a CDS encoding SPOR domain-containing protein yields MSEQDEYYYDLATGQVERGKVSGWTRRMGPYPTAEAAREAMARARARNEQWDAEDAAWREEQGRGR; encoded by the coding sequence GTGAGCGAGCAGGACGAGTACTACTACGACCTCGCCACCGGGCAGGTGGAGCGGGGCAAGGTGTCCGGCTGGACCCGGCGGATGGGCCCCTACCCCACCGCCGAGGCGGCCCGGGAGGCGATGGCCCGCGCCCGGGCCCGCAACGAGCAGTGGGACGCCGAGGACGCCGCCTGGCGGGAGGAGCAGGGGCGGGGCCGGTGA
- the panB gene encoding 3-methyl-2-oxobutanoate hydroxymethyltransferase, giving the protein MPNPDAAGVPAADRTNPSAGAPGQGGPVAQGQAGHAAQGQAGHAAQGQGVPVPKRVRVQHLRQAKERGEPLTMLTAYDGVTARIFDEAGIDLLLVGDSIGNTMLGYDTTLPVTVDQMVVAVRSVARATRRAMVVADLPFGSYEASPAQCHATAVRMLKEGGAHAVKFEGGAHLAEHVRLLSRSGIPVVGHLGFTPQSENILGGKRVQARDNDAAERLVSDALALAGAGAVAVVLEMVPGPVAARVTEVLPVPTIGIGAGLEVDGQVLVWTDMAGMTSWSPRFAQRFGEVGAELYGAARRYAREVRERTFPGPEHTFSQ; this is encoded by the coding sequence ATGCCGAACCCCGACGCCGCCGGCGTCCCGGCCGCCGACCGCACCAACCCGTCTGCCGGAGCCCCCGGTCAGGGTGGCCCCGTCGCCCAGGGCCAGGCGGGCCACGCCGCCCAGGGCCAGGCGGGCCACGCCGCCCAGGGCCAGGGCGTGCCCGTGCCCAAGCGGGTCCGGGTCCAGCACCTGCGCCAGGCCAAGGAGCGCGGGGAGCCGCTGACCATGCTGACCGCCTACGACGGCGTCACCGCCCGCATCTTCGACGAGGCCGGGATCGACCTGCTGCTCGTCGGGGACTCCATCGGCAACACGATGCTCGGCTACGACACCACCCTGCCGGTGACCGTGGACCAGATGGTCGTGGCGGTGCGGTCGGTCGCCCGCGCCACCCGCCGGGCGATGGTCGTCGCCGACCTGCCGTTCGGCTCCTACGAGGCCTCCCCGGCGCAGTGCCACGCCACCGCGGTGCGGATGCTGAAGGAGGGCGGCGCGCACGCGGTGAAGTTCGAGGGCGGCGCGCACCTCGCCGAGCACGTCCGGCTGCTGTCCCGTTCCGGCATCCCGGTCGTCGGGCACCTCGGCTTCACCCCGCAGTCCGAGAACATCCTCGGCGGCAAGCGGGTGCAGGCCCGGGACAACGACGCCGCCGAGCGGCTGGTCAGCGACGCCCTCGCCCTGGCCGGGGCGGGCGCCGTCGCCGTCGTGCTGGAGATGGTGCCCGGGCCGGTGGCGGCCCGGGTGACCGAGGTGCTGCCGGTCCCCACCATCGGGATCGGGGCCGGGCTGGAGGTGGACGGCCAGGTGCTGGTGTGGACGGACATGGCCGGGATGACGTCGTGGTCGCCGCGGTTCGCGCAGCGGTTCGGCGAGGTCGGCGCCGAGCTGTACGGCGCCGCCCGGCGCTACGCCCGGGAGGTGCGGGAGCGGACGTTCCCCGGCCCGGAGCACACCTTCAGCCAGTAG
- a CDS encoding amino acid ABC transporter permease has translation MDRRQARGTDDGGAPELIRAHRVRRPGRLVSAVVVVVLAAMAANALITNPNFRWDVVWLYLRDVTVVRGVGWTLLLTAGAMVIAIVLAVALAIMRRSDNPVMRWVAWVYIWFFRGTPIYTQLVFWGLIGVLYPRLSLGIPFGPEFVTFTTRDVFSAFYAALLGLALNEAAYLSEIVRSGLNSVDVGQSEAARALGMTEPTILRRIVIPQAMRVIVPPTGNETISMLKTTSLVLAVPFTLDLTFVTNAVGNRLFLPVPLLMVAALWYLAITSILMVGQHYLERYYGRGFAGAGGHGGRGGRRTMGRKQQAILAAGTTKEDPFVEFTP, from the coding sequence ATGGACCGCCGGCAGGCCCGGGGCACGGACGACGGCGGCGCGCCCGAGCTCATCCGCGCCCACCGCGTCCGCCGCCCGGGCCGGCTGGTCTCCGCCGTCGTCGTCGTGGTGCTGGCGGCGATGGCGGCCAACGCGCTGATCACCAACCCCAACTTCCGGTGGGACGTCGTCTGGCTCTACCTCCGCGACGTCACCGTCGTGCGCGGGGTGGGCTGGACGCTCCTGCTCACCGCCGGCGCGATGGTCATCGCCATCGTCCTGGCGGTGGCGCTGGCCATCATGCGCCGCTCGGACAACCCGGTGATGCGCTGGGTGGCGTGGGTGTACATCTGGTTCTTCCGCGGCACCCCGATCTACACCCAGCTGGTGTTCTGGGGCCTGATCGGGGTGCTCTACCCGCGGCTGAGCCTGGGCATCCCGTTCGGGCCGGAGTTCGTCACCTTCACCACCCGCGACGTCTTCTCGGCGTTCTACGCCGCCCTGCTGGGCCTGGCCCTGAACGAGGCGGCCTACCTCTCCGAGATCGTCCGCTCCGGGCTGAACAGCGTGGACGTCGGCCAGTCCGAGGCGGCGCGCGCGCTCGGCATGACCGAGCCGACCATCCTGCGGCGGATCGTCATCCCGCAGGCGATGCGGGTGATCGTGCCGCCCACCGGCAACGAGACGATCTCCATGCTCAAGACCACCTCGCTGGTCCTGGCGGTCCCGTTCACCCTGGACCTGACGTTCGTCACCAACGCCGTCGGCAACCGGCTGTTCCTGCCCGTCCCGCTGCTCATGGTCGCGGCGCTGTGGTACCTCGCGATCACCTCGATCCTGATGGTCGGCCAGCACTACCTCGAGCGGTACTACGGCCGCGGCTTCGCCGGCGCCGGGGGCCACGGGGGGCGCGGCGGCCGCCGGACGATGGGCCGCAAGCAGCAGGCCATCCTGGCCGCCGGCACCACCAAGGAGGACCCGTTCGTGGAGTTCACCCCGTGA
- the glnA gene encoding type I glutamate--ammonia ligase — protein sequence MDRQQEYVLRSIEERDIRFIRLWFTDVLGVLKSVAVAPAELEGAFAEGIGFDGSAIEGLTRVYEADMLAKPDPATFQVLPWRGEHNGVARMFCDILTPDGEPARSDPRGVLKRALARAAEAGFTFYTHPEIEFYLFKDADPLNLEPIDRAGYFDHVARGTAHDFRRDAITTLEAMGISVEFSHHEAGPGQNEIDLRYADALSMADNIQTFRTVVKEVALQQGVFATFMPKPLVDAPGSGMHTHLSLFEGDRNAFYDPAGQYQLSATARAFIAGLLHHAGEISAVCNQYVNSYKRLWGGGEAPSYVCWGHNNRSALVRVPMYKPDKANSVRVEYRALDSAANPYLAFAVLLSAGLKGIQEGYELPEGADDDVCAMTRAERRALGIQELPASLREAVELMESSELLAETLGEDAFDYFVRNKHEEWQEYRNQVTAFELQRFIPGL from the coding sequence ATGGACAGGCAGCAGGAGTACGTCCTGAGGTCGATCGAGGAACGGGACATCCGGTTCATCCGGCTGTGGTTCACCGACGTCCTCGGGGTGCTCAAGTCCGTCGCGGTCGCCCCGGCCGAGCTCGAGGGCGCCTTCGCCGAGGGCATCGGCTTCGACGGCTCGGCTATCGAGGGGCTGACCCGGGTCTACGAGGCCGACATGCTCGCCAAGCCCGACCCGGCCACCTTCCAGGTGCTGCCGTGGCGGGGGGAGCACAACGGCGTCGCCCGGATGTTCTGCGACATCCTCACGCCCGACGGCGAGCCCGCCCGGTCCGACCCGCGGGGGGTGCTCAAGCGGGCGCTGGCCCGGGCCGCCGAGGCCGGCTTCACCTTCTACACCCACCCCGAGATCGAGTTCTACCTCTTCAAGGACGCCGACCCGCTCAACCTCGAGCCCATCGACCGCGCCGGCTACTTCGACCACGTGGCCCGGGGCACCGCCCACGACTTCCGCCGCGACGCCATCACCACGCTGGAGGCGATGGGCATCTCGGTGGAGTTCTCCCACCACGAGGCCGGGCCCGGGCAGAACGAGATCGACCTGCGCTACGCCGACGCGCTGTCCATGGCGGACAACATCCAGACCTTCCGCACGGTGGTCAAGGAGGTCGCCCTGCAGCAGGGCGTCTTCGCCACCTTCATGCCCAAGCCGCTGGTGGACGCGCCCGGCTCGGGGATGCACACCCACCTCTCCCTCTTCGAGGGCGACCGCAACGCCTTCTACGACCCGGCCGGGCAGTACCAGCTCTCCGCCACCGCCCGGGCCTTCATCGCCGGGCTGCTGCACCACGCCGGGGAGATCTCCGCGGTCTGCAACCAGTACGTCAACTCCTACAAGCGGCTGTGGGGCGGCGGCGAGGCCCCGAGCTACGTGTGCTGGGGGCACAACAACCGCTCGGCCCTGGTCCGGGTGCCGATGTACAAGCCGGACAAGGCCAACTCGGTGCGGGTGGAGTACCGGGCGCTGGACTCCGCCGCCAACCCCTACCTGGCCTTCGCGGTGCTGCTGAGCGCGGGGCTCAAGGGCATCCAGGAGGGGTACGAGCTGCCCGAGGGCGCCGACGACGACGTGTGCGCGATGACCCGGGCGGAGCGGCGGGCGCTGGGCATCCAGGAGCTGCCCGCGTCCCTGCGCGAGGCCGTGGAGCTCATGGAGTCCTCCGAGCTGCTCGCCGAGACCCTGGGGGAGGACGCCTTCGACTACTTCGTGCGCAACAAGCACGAGGAGTGGCAGGAGTACCGCAACCAGGTCACCGCCTTCGAGCTCCAGCGGTTCATCCCGGGGCTGTGA
- a CDS encoding ABC transporter substrate-binding protein, whose amino-acid sequence MRPRPTTRRLTLLPLLAAAGALTLASCTNAAETGGGGDGGGDGTDSPVAEETAEAVPSFDASSVTTVDEIAAMLPADFDGTLTQGVNLAYAPAEFRDENQDPVGYDVDLARALANVLGAELEVSHAEFASIIPGIGTQYDMGLSSFSVTPERLEQVNMITYLEAGSTFSVQAGNPQDLDPENLCGATMGVQTGTIQDEQSAEMAAQCEADGEEPLEVLRYNSQADVTTNLVGGKIDVMYADSPVGQYAALQTDGQVEQLGEVTDAAPQGIVVAKDDAELTAALQAAMQHLMDEGTWAEILDAWGITGALSTAELNPAL is encoded by the coding sequence ATGCGCCCCAGGCCCACCACGCGCCGCCTGACCCTGCTGCCCCTGCTCGCCGCCGCCGGGGCGCTGACCCTGGCCAGCTGCACCAACGCCGCCGAGACCGGCGGCGGCGGCGACGGCGGCGGCGACGGCACCGACAGCCCGGTCGCGGAGGAGACCGCCGAGGCCGTGCCGAGCTTCGACGCGTCCAGCGTGACCACCGTGGACGAGATCGCCGCGATGCTGCCCGCGGACTTCGACGGCACCCTCACCCAGGGCGTGAACCTCGCCTACGCGCCGGCGGAGTTCCGTGACGAGAACCAGGACCCGGTCGGCTACGACGTCGACCTCGCCCGGGCGCTCGCCAACGTCCTGGGCGCCGAGCTCGAGGTCTCCCACGCCGAGTTCGCCTCGATCATCCCCGGCATCGGCACCCAGTACGACATGGGCCTGTCCTCCTTCTCGGTCACTCCCGAGCGGCTGGAGCAGGTCAACATGATCACCTACCTCGAGGCCGGCTCGACCTTCTCCGTCCAGGCCGGCAACCCGCAGGACCTGGACCCGGAGAACCTCTGCGGGGCCACCATGGGGGTGCAGACCGGGACCATCCAGGACGAGCAGTCCGCGGAGATGGCCGCCCAGTGCGAGGCCGACGGGGAGGAGCCGCTGGAGGTGCTGCGGTACAACTCCCAGGCGGACGTGACCACCAACCTCGTCGGCGGCAAGATCGACGTCATGTACGCCGACTCCCCGGTGGGCCAGTACGCCGCGCTGCAGACCGACGGCCAGGTCGAGCAGCTCGGCGAGGTGACCGACGCCGCCCCGCAGGGCATCGTCGTCGCCAAGGACGACGCCGAGCTCACCGCCGCGCTCCAGGCGGCGATGCAGCACCTGATGGACGAGGGCACCTGGGCGGAGATCCTGGACGCCTGGGGCATCACTGGCGCGCTGAGCACCGCCGAGCTCAACCCGGCGCTCTGA
- a CDS encoding amino acid ABC transporter ATP-binding protein has product MVRVAGVHKFFGELHVLRGVDLTVPRGSVCVILGPSGSGKSTLLRCVNVLEEIGAGRIYVAGQLMGYREETRRGRRELYQLHPRAVARQRARVGMVFQRFNLFPHMTALENVMEAPVRVKHADRAAARDRARELLDRVGLAERVDHYPAQLSGGQQQRVAIARALAMDPELMLFDEPTSALDPELVGEVLGVMQDLAASGMTMIVVTHEIGFAREVGDHVVFMDDGVIVEQGPPAAVLDHPRHERTRAFLSKVL; this is encoded by the coding sequence ATGGTCCGGGTGGCCGGCGTGCACAAGTTCTTCGGCGAGCTGCACGTCCTGCGCGGGGTGGACCTGACCGTCCCGCGCGGCTCGGTCTGCGTCATCCTCGGCCCGTCCGGGTCGGGCAAGTCCACCCTGCTGCGCTGCGTCAACGTGCTGGAGGAGATCGGCGCCGGCCGCATCTACGTCGCCGGCCAGCTCATGGGCTACCGCGAGGAGACCCGCCGCGGCCGCCGCGAGCTCTACCAGCTCCACCCCCGGGCCGTCGCCCGGCAGCGCGCGCGGGTGGGGATGGTGTTCCAGCGCTTCAACCTCTTCCCGCACATGACCGCGCTGGAGAACGTCATGGAGGCCCCGGTCCGGGTCAAGCACGCCGACCGGGCCGCCGCCCGGGACCGGGCCCGGGAGCTGCTCGACCGGGTCGGGCTGGCGGAGCGGGTGGACCACTACCCGGCCCAGCTCTCCGGCGGGCAGCAGCAGCGGGTCGCGATCGCCCGGGCCCTGGCGATGGACCCCGAGCTCATGCTCTTCGACGAGCCCACCTCGGCGCTGGACCCCGAGCTCGTCGGGGAGGTCCTCGGCGTCATGCAGGACCTGGCCGCCTCGGGGATGACGATGATCGTGGTGACCCACGAGATCGGCTTCGCCCGGGAGGTCGGGGACCACGTGGTGTTCATGGACGACGGGGTCATCGTCGAGCAGGGGCCGCCCGCGGCGGTCCTGGACCACCCCCGGCACGAGCGGACGCGGGCGTTCCTGTCCAAGGTCCTCTGA